Proteins from a single region of Oryza brachyantha chromosome 6, ObraRS2, whole genome shotgun sequence:
- the LOC102722589 gene encoding probable carboxylesterase 18 isoform X2 → MADEHGGRRRVALPWAVRIPLCLLEAAIDASQRRDGSVNRSLFALFDRCAAANPRPDAAGVSSRDVTVDVSRGLRARVFTPPVEGRPLPVIVYFHGGGFSMFSAASRPFDAHCRNLCGGAGAVVVSVDYRLAPEHRFPAAYDDGEAVLRYLGASGLLPDEVDLSACFLAGDSAGGNIAHHVAQRWTASTAPPSENPVHLAGVILLEPFFGGEERTSAERALDGVAPVVNIRRSDRWWKAFLPEGADRNHPAVHVTGDAGPEPELTEAFPPAMVVVGGHDPLQDWGRRYACMLEQKGKAVRVVELPEAIHAFYLFPELAGDNRKLVDEIRAFVEESIIKGQVVH, encoded by the coding sequence ATGGccgacgagcacggcggccggcggcgggtggccCTGCCGTGGGCGGTGCGGATCCCGCTCTGCCTGTTGGAGGCCGCCATCGACGCGTCGCAGCGCCGAGACGGCAGCGTGAACCGCTCTCTGTTCGCGCTGTTCGACCGCTGCGCGGCCGCCAACCCGCggccggacgccgccggcgtcagCTCGAGGGACGTCACCGTCGACGTGTCCCGCGGCCTCCGGGCGCGCGTCTTCACTCCCCCCGTCGAGGGGCGCCCGCTCCCCGTCATCGTCTACTTCCACGGCGGCGGGTTCTCGATGTTCTCGGCGGCGTCCCGCCCCTTCGACGCCCACTGCCGCAACCTCTGCGGCggggccggcgccgtcgtcgtctccgtcgACTACCGCCTCGCCCCCGAGCACCGGTTCCCGGCCGCGTACGACGACGGGGAGGCCGTCCTCCGTTACCTCGGcgcctccggcctcctccccgatGAGGTCGACCTCTCCGCCTGCTTCCTCGCGGGAGacagcgccggcggcaacaTCGCGCACCACGTGGCCCAGCGCTggacggcgtcgacggcgcctCCGTCGGAAAACCCcgtccacctcgccggcgtgaTACTCCTGGAGCCGTTcttcggcggcgaggagcggacGAGCGCAGAGCGCGCGCTGGACGGCGTGGCGCCGGTGGTGAACATCCGGCGGTCGGACAGGTGGTGGAAGGCGTTCCTGCCGGAAGGGGCCGACCGGAACCACCCGGCCGTGCACGTCACCGGCGACGCGGGGCCGGAGCCCGAGCTGACGGAGGCGTTCCCGCCAGCGATGGTGGTCGTCGGGGGGCACGACCCGCTGCAAGACTGGGGCCGAAGGTACGCCTGCATGCTGGAGCAGAAGGGGAAGGCGGTGCGGGTGGTGGAGCTGCCGGAGGCCATACACGCCTTCTACCTCTTCCCAGAGCTCGCCGGCGATAACCGTAAGCTCGTCGATGAGATCAGGGCGTTCGTGGAAGAAAGCATAATTAAGGGCCAAGTAGTCCATTGA
- the LOC102722589 gene encoding probable carboxylesterase 18 isoform X1 has product MGRRRKKRAFWSKNIFLWVNRDVLQYPCSLHFYEYEAKRNERQRQKRSSVKPREGMADEHGGRRRVALPWAVRIPLCLLEAAIDASQRRDGSVNRSLFALFDRCAAANPRPDAAGVSSRDVTVDVSRGLRARVFTPPVEGRPLPVIVYFHGGGFSMFSAASRPFDAHCRNLCGGAGAVVVSVDYRLAPEHRFPAAYDDGEAVLRYLGASGLLPDEVDLSACFLAGDSAGGNIAHHVAQRWTASTAPPSENPVHLAGVILLEPFFGGEERTSAERALDGVAPVVNIRRSDRWWKAFLPEGADRNHPAVHVTGDAGPEPELTEAFPPAMVVVGGHDPLQDWGRRYACMLEQKGKAVRVVELPEAIHAFYLFPELAGDNRKLVDEIRAFVEESIIKGQVVH; this is encoded by the exons ATGGGAcgaaggaggaagaagagggcaTTTTggtctaaaaacatatttctTTGGGTGAACAG GGATGTCCTTCAGTACCCTTGTAGCCTGCATTTTTATGAGTATGAAGCGAAACGAAACGAAAGACAGCGGCAAAAGAGGAGCAGTGTCAAGCCAAGGGAAGGGATGGccgacgagcacggcggccggcggcgggtggccCTGCCGTGGGCGGTGCGGATCCCGCTCTGCCTGTTGGAGGCCGCCATCGACGCGTCGCAGCGCCGAGACGGCAGCGTGAACCGCTCTCTGTTCGCGCTGTTCGACCGCTGCGCGGCCGCCAACCCGCggccggacgccgccggcgtcagCTCGAGGGACGTCACCGTCGACGTGTCCCGCGGCCTCCGGGCGCGCGTCTTCACTCCCCCCGTCGAGGGGCGCCCGCTCCCCGTCATCGTCTACTTCCACGGCGGCGGGTTCTCGATGTTCTCGGCGGCGTCCCGCCCCTTCGACGCCCACTGCCGCAACCTCTGCGGCggggccggcgccgtcgtcgtctccgtcgACTACCGCCTCGCCCCCGAGCACCGGTTCCCGGCCGCGTACGACGACGGGGAGGCCGTCCTCCGTTACCTCGGcgcctccggcctcctccccgatGAGGTCGACCTCTCCGCCTGCTTCCTCGCGGGAGacagcgccggcggcaacaTCGCGCACCACGTGGCCCAGCGCTggacggcgtcgacggcgcctCCGTCGGAAAACCCcgtccacctcgccggcgtgaTACTCCTGGAGCCGTTcttcggcggcgaggagcggacGAGCGCAGAGCGCGCGCTGGACGGCGTGGCGCCGGTGGTGAACATCCGGCGGTCGGACAGGTGGTGGAAGGCGTTCCTGCCGGAAGGGGCCGACCGGAACCACCCGGCCGTGCACGTCACCGGCGACGCGGGGCCGGAGCCCGAGCTGACGGAGGCGTTCCCGCCAGCGATGGTGGTCGTCGGGGGGCACGACCCGCTGCAAGACTGGGGCCGAAGGTACGCCTGCATGCTGGAGCAGAAGGGGAAGGCGGTGCGGGTGGTGGAGCTGCCGGAGGCCATACACGCCTTCTACCTCTTCCCAGAGCTCGCCGGCGATAACCGTAAGCTCGTCGATGAGATCAGGGCGTTCGTGGAAGAAAGCATAATTAAGGGCCAAGTAGTCCATTGA
- the LOC102701084 gene encoding peroxidase 1-like — protein MAIVTKAWCVVVVVVAAVVAAADQLRVDYYSETCPDVEAVVREEMEKIIGAAPSLAGPLLRLHFHDCFVRGCDASVLLSSSGGNVAERDAKPNKSLRGFGSVERVKARVEAACPGTVSCADVLTLMARDAVVLARGPTWPVALGRRDGRVSSADEASAHLPPADGGVQALATIFASNGLDLKDLAVLSGAHTLGTAHCPSYAARLYNFTGKNDADPSLDSEYADKLRSRCKSAADGAGMISEMDPGSYKTFDTSYYRHVAKRRGLFYSDAALLSDATTREYVQRIATGKFDGEFFADFAVSMAKMGNVGVLTGDEGEIRKKCYVIN, from the exons ATGGCGATCGTCACCAAGGCGTGgtgtgtggtggtggtggtggtggctgcgGTTGTGGCGGCGGCTGACCAGCTCCGGGTTGATTACTACAGCGAGACGTGCCCCGAcgtggaggcggtggtgcgggaggagatggagaagaTCATCGGCGCCGCCCCCAGCCTCGCCGGCCCGCTCCTCCGCCTTCATTTCCACGACTGCTTCGTCAGG GGATGCGACGCGTCCGTGCTGCTGAGCTCGAGCGGCGGCAACGTGGCGGAGCGCGACGCGAAGCCGAACAAGAGCCTGCGAGGGTTCGGGTCCGTGGAGCGGGTGAAGGCGAGGGTGGAGGCGGCCTGCCCGGGCACCGTGTCCTGCGCCGACGTGCTGACGCTCATGgcgcgcgacgccgtcgtgctGGCCAGGGGCCCCACGTGGCCGGTCGCCCTCGGGAGGAGGGACGGCAGGGTGTCCAGCGCCGACGAGGCCTCCGCGCACCTCCccccggcggacggcggcgtccAGGCGCTCGCCACGATCTTCGCCTCCAACGGCCTCGACCTCAAGGACCTCGCCGTGCTCTCCGGCGCGCACACCCTCGGCACGGCGCACTGCCCGTCCTACGCCGCCAGGCTCTACAACTTCACCGGCAAGAACGACGCCGACCCGTCCCTGGACAGCGAGTACGCCGACAAGCTGAGGAGCCGATGCAAgagcgccgccgacggcgccggcatGATCTCCGAGATGGACCCCGGCAGCTACAAGACGTTCGACACCAGCTACTACCGCCACGTCGCCAAGCGGAGGGGGCTCTTCTACTCCGACGCCGCGCTCCTCTCCGACGCCACCACCAGGGAGTACGTGCAGCGCATCGCCACCGGCAAGTTCGACGGCGAGTTCTTCGCCGACTTCGCCGTGTCCATGGCCAAGATGGGCAACGTCGGCGTGCTCACCGGAGACGAGGGAGAGATCAGGAAGAAGTGCTACGTCATCaactag
- the LOC102722307 gene encoding aspartyl protease AED1-like has translation MGYHRLLVCIILCSRYYSLAFAVNLNKFAVVPTSSFEQQATCSPSSVSSDPNRASVPLVHRHGPCPPSPSAASGKPSLAERLRRDRARANHIITRASGRRTATTASDAGDRGTSIPTFLGDSVDSLEYVVTLGVGTPAVQQTVLIDTGSDLSWVQCRPCGSGECYRQKDPLFDPSSSSSYASIPCGSDACRKLAAGSYGHGCATSVSGASVCEYGIEYGDGATTTGVYSTERLTLKPGVVVTDFGFGCGDHQHGPFDKFDGLLGLGGAPESLVSQTSSRFGGAFSYCLPPASGSAGFLTLGAPSTNAGFSFTPLRRIPGAPATFYTVTLAGISVGGEPLAIPPSAFSSGMIIDSGTVITALPATAYAALRSAFRSAMSEYRLLPPSDGGLDTCYDFTGHSNVTVPRVSLAFAGSATVELAVPSGVLVDGCLAFAGTGTTDGAIGIIGNVNQRTFEVLYDSGKGTVGFRAGAC, from the exons ATGGGTTACCACCGTCTGCTCGTGTGCATCATCTTATGCAGCAGATACTATTCGTTGGCTTTTGCAGTAAATCTGAACAAGTTTGCCGTCGTGCCAACTAGCTCGTTCGAGCAACAAGCAACATGCTCTCCATCAAGtg TGAGTTCCGACCCGAACCGCGCTTCCGTGCCCTTGGTACACCGGCACGGCCCgtgcccgccgtcgccgtcggcggcgagcggcaaGCCGTCTCTCGCCGAGCGGCTCCGCCGTGACCGCGCCCGCGCGAACCACATCATCACCAGGGCGTCCGGCCGCCGCACGGCCACGACGGCGTCGGACGCCGGCGACCGCGGCACGAGCATCCCGACGTTCCTGGGCGACTCCGTCGACTCGCTGGAGTACGTCGTCACGTTGGGCGTCGGCACGCCGGCCGTCCAGCAGACCGTCCTCATCGACACCGGCAGCGACCTGTCGTGGGTGCAGTGCAGGCCGTGCGGCTCCGGCGAGTGCTACCGGCAGAAGGACCCGCTGTTCGACCcgagctcctcgtcgtcgtacGCCTCGATCCCGTGCGGCTCCGACGCGTGCAGGAAGCTCGCGGCCGGCTCGTACGGCCATGGCTGCGCGACCAGCGTCTCCGGCGCCTCGGTGTGCGAGTACGGGATCGagtacggcgacggcgccaccACGACGGGGGTGTACAGCACCGAGAGGCTGACGCTCAAGCccggcgtcgtcgtcaccgACTTCGGCTTCGGCTGCGGCGACCACCAGCACGGCCCGTTCGACAAGTTCGACGGCCTCCTCGggctcggcggcgcgccggagtCGCTCGTGTCGCAGACGTCGTCCCGGTTCGGCGGGGCCTTCTCGTACTGCCtcccgccggcgagcggcagcGCCGGGTTCCTCACCCTCGGCGCGCCGAGCACCAACGCGGGCTTCTCGTTCACGCCGCTGCGCCGCATTCCCGGGGCCCCGGCGACGTTCTACACCGTGACGCTCGCCGGCATCAGCGTCGGCGGGGAGCCGCTCGCCATCCCGCCGTCGGCGTTCTCGAGCGGCATGATCATCGACTCCGGCACGGTCATCACGGCGCTCCCGGCGACGGCCTACGCGGCGCTCCGGTCGGCCTTCCGGAGCGCCATGTCCGAGTACCGGCTCCTGCCGCCGTCGGACGGCGGGCTCGACACGTGCTACGACTTCACCGGGCACAGCAACGTCACCGTGCCGAGGGTGTCCCTGGCGTTCGCCGGCAGCGCCACGGTCGAGCTCGCCGTGCCGTCGGGCGTTCTGGTCGACGGCTGCCTCGCCTTCGCCGGAACAGGGACGACGGACGGCGCCATAGGAATCATCGGCAACGTGAACCAGCGCACGTTCGAGGTTCTGTACGACTCCGGGAAGGGAACCGTCGGGTTTAGGGCCGGTGCTTGCTGA